The following are from one region of the Acidobacteriota bacterium genome:
- the accB gene encoding acetyl-CoA carboxylase biotin carboxyl carrier protein, whose amino-acid sequence MNQKELKELIEFLIEKDIAEFELERGDVKVKIKRAAEPAPPDARYFAVHPAPPAPVLSVSPSPVASPGVAAEPAAPVVPEEVLQPVRSPIVGTFYEAPSPGAPPFIKIGDRVEVGQVLCIVEAMKLMNEIECDVAGEVVKKLVANGQPIEYGQELFGIRPAK is encoded by the coding sequence ATGAATCAAAAAGAGCTGAAGGAACTCATCGAGTTCTTAATCGAGAAGGATATTGCCGAGTTCGAACTGGAACGCGGCGATGTCAAAGTGAAGATCAAGCGGGCTGCCGAGCCGGCGCCGCCGGACGCACGCTATTTTGCGGTCCATCCCGCGCCGCCAGCCCCCGTGCTTTCGGTATCGCCTTCGCCGGTCGCGTCGCCGGGTGTGGCGGCCGAACCAGCCGCGCCAGTTGTTCCTGAAGAAGTTCTTCAACCCGTTCGCTCGCCGATCGTAGGCACGTTCTACGAAGCGCCGTCCCCGGGTGCGCCGCCCTTCATCAAGATCGGAGATCGTGTGGAAGTCGGCCAGGTACTCTGCATCGTCGAAGCCATGAAATTGATGAACGAAATCGAATGTGATGTTGCCGGAGAAGTAGTCAAGAAACTCGTTGCCAACGGACAACCCATCGAATACGGACAGGAACTGTTTGGCATTCGTCCGGCGAAATAA
- a CDS encoding aminopeptidase P family protein, with protein sequence MDHPGRLRRLQAALADHKLDFLLVTHLPNLRYLCGFTGSAGVLLVGERDVIFFTDGRYLTQAREEVSDARIVIGKKSSALAAAESLTTSRIKTEHRVGLESQSVTLAQRDLLRVALKGKWKLVSAPPLVEQARQVKDKDEVRLIKSAITMGASLFQIARRKIRPGVKEVEVAAAMEHHARSAGADGMSFSTIIASGKRSAVVHGRASSTRIPRRGFVVCDFGVILAGYCSDRTRTVHVGRPDKASRDMYQAVLEAQQSAIAQVRAGVTAASVDEAARKVLRKHHLAQYFTHSTGHGLGLEIHEAPRLGVGQTQVLVPGMVITIEPGAYIPGKRGVRIEDVVVVTSKGCEVLSPTDKELVIIE encoded by the coding sequence ATGGACCACCCTGGCCGCCTGCGGCGCCTTCAGGCCGCGCTTGCTGACCACAAGCTTGATTTCCTGCTGGTAACGCATCTCCCCAACTTGCGCTATCTCTGCGGCTTCACCGGCAGCGCAGGAGTGCTTCTGGTCGGCGAGCGGGACGTTATCTTCTTCACCGACGGACGCTACCTCACACAGGCCCGCGAGGAAGTTTCCGACGCCCGGATCGTCATCGGAAAGAAATCTTCCGCGCTGGCGGCTGCCGAGTCCTTGACCACATCCCGCATCAAGACTGAGCATCGAGTCGGACTGGAATCGCAATCGGTCACCCTCGCGCAACGTGATCTACTGCGCGTCGCCCTGAAAGGGAAGTGGAAACTCGTTTCCGCGCCTCCCCTGGTTGAGCAGGCACGGCAGGTGAAGGACAAAGACGAAGTTCGTCTGATCAAGTCGGCGATTACGATGGGAGCCAGTCTCTTCCAAATCGCACGCCGGAAGATTCGACCCGGCGTCAAGGAAGTCGAAGTCGCCGCAGCCATGGAGCACCACGCGCGTAGCGCCGGCGCGGACGGCATGTCGTTCTCGACGATCATCGCGTCCGGCAAGCGCTCGGCTGTAGTCCATGGGCGAGCCTCGTCAACCCGGATCCCCCGCCGCGGGTTCGTAGTCTGCGACTTCGGTGTTATACTCGCGGGTTATTGTTCGGATCGGACCCGCACCGTACACGTGGGGCGTCCAGACAAGGCCTCGCGCGACATGTACCAGGCAGTGCTCGAGGCGCAGCAGTCTGCGATTGCCCAGGTTCGCGCCGGAGTCACTGCGGCGTCGGTGGATGAGGCAGCTCGTAAGGTATTGCGCAAGCATCACTTAGCCCAGTACTTCACGCATTCCACCGGACATGGTTTAGGATTAGAGATTCACGAAGCGCCGCGCCTGGGAGTGGGGCAGACGCAGGTTCTGGTTCCGGGCATGGTGATCACGATCGAGCCCGGAGCGTATATCCCCGGAAAACGGGGTGTGCGAATCGAAGACGTCGTGGTTGTCACTTCCAAAGGTTGCGAAGTGCTGAGCCCGACGGATAAAGAACTGGTAATCATTGAGTAG
- the pilQ gene encoding type IV pilus secretin PilQ has protein sequence MRKQLLGLILPLLAFVLIAAAADMPGKGGAAASSLQRLEVAHSQDGLSVEFTAKGVLAPKVTTLDSPARIVVDLPNTVMATGQHQIAVGNNGVKSVRIGMSGQVPPTTRVVVDLDAARQSELVAGQDGHFSLKIQGANVAKSAAKTPAPKTVAKQPAAPVVEQTAAVTSAPKLLLASAPVTTTAVAPAPTAAAPSTKPSDFAFVEPTYSAKDDKAAVEPAAKAQDAAARFADKTATELVAVNTHATMQDAGKDGGTITPAINLAAEQKTQLSQTQANSGPKYTGEPISVNLKDVDLKDFFRLIHEISGLNVVLDPQVHGNLTIVLDDVPWDQALDIVLKNNDLSRQLEGNVLRIATVDTLKKEAENRRGQIEAEALAVDKVTITRFLSYSHSKDVVPTLKKFLSQRGDIVSDDRTNALIISDIPAVLPQLDRLIQQMDRKTQEVEIEARVVAATRSFARDIGTQLGFGWGNGPTAIGGVQGVGSTSSTVGSGFVPNPLYIVSGGGTTGTTIPLFSNLGVTQPTSGFQFLNATNNMRIDFLLTLAESRGLLKILSRPRVVTQNNIQAIVKQGVRIPIVTLAQLGGPPTVSYVDAFLRLTVTPQITSEGTIFLNVDVENTTPDFGRTIQGNPTLITQQATTQVLVTDGGTVVIGGVIQTSNSLNVSQVPLLGDIPYLGNLFKRRTVSTSNQELIFFITPRIIQT, from the coding sequence ATGCGAAAGCAACTGCTGGGTCTCATTCTTCCGCTGCTGGCGTTCGTGCTGATTGCGGCCGCGGCTGACATGCCGGGCAAAGGGGGGGCTGCCGCCTCTTCTCTGCAACGGCTCGAGGTGGCGCACAGCCAGGACGGCCTGAGTGTCGAATTCACGGCCAAGGGCGTGCTCGCGCCTAAGGTGACGACGCTCGACTCCCCGGCGCGTATCGTTGTGGACCTTCCCAACACCGTCATGGCCACCGGACAGCACCAGATCGCCGTTGGCAACAATGGTGTGAAGTCGGTGCGCATCGGAATGAGCGGCCAGGTTCCGCCCACCACGCGTGTGGTGGTCGACCTCGACGCTGCCCGCCAGTCCGAGCTGGTTGCCGGACAGGACGGACATTTCTCATTAAAGATTCAGGGCGCAAACGTCGCCAAGTCGGCCGCCAAGACACCGGCTCCGAAGACGGTTGCCAAGCAGCCCGCCGCCCCGGTTGTCGAACAGACCGCCGCGGTGACTTCTGCTCCGAAGCTCTTGCTCGCTTCGGCTCCGGTGACGACGACTGCAGTGGCCCCCGCGCCTACCGCAGCGGCGCCTTCCACGAAACCGTCTGACTTTGCTTTCGTCGAGCCAACCTACTCCGCGAAGGACGACAAGGCCGCCGTAGAGCCTGCTGCCAAAGCGCAGGACGCTGCTGCCCGCTTCGCCGACAAGACGGCCACCGAATTGGTTGCGGTGAACACTCACGCCACCATGCAGGACGCTGGTAAAGACGGCGGCACGATCACGCCTGCCATCAACCTGGCTGCCGAGCAGAAGACGCAGCTCTCGCAAACCCAGGCCAACAGTGGCCCCAAGTACACCGGCGAGCCGATCTCGGTGAACTTGAAAGACGTCGACCTGAAAGATTTCTTCCGCCTTATCCATGAAATCAGCGGACTGAACGTGGTCCTGGATCCGCAGGTTCACGGCAACCTGACCATCGTGCTCGACGACGTGCCGTGGGATCAGGCACTGGACATCGTGCTCAAGAACAACGATCTTTCCCGACAGCTCGAAGGCAACGTTCTCCGTATCGCGACCGTCGACACCTTGAAGAAGGAAGCCGAGAATCGCCGCGGACAGATCGAAGCCGAAGCACTGGCTGTGGACAAAGTTACGATCACCCGTTTCCTGAGCTACTCGCACTCCAAAGACGTCGTGCCCACGCTCAAGAAGTTCCTGAGCCAGCGCGGCGACATCGTCTCCGACGATCGCACCAATGCTTTGATCATCTCGGACATTCCTGCGGTTCTGCCGCAGCTTGACCGCTTGATCCAGCAGATGGATCGCAAGACGCAAGAAGTTGAAATTGAAGCTCGCGTCGTAGCTGCTACCCGCAGCTTCGCTCGCGACATCGGCACCCAGCTTGGATTTGGCTGGGGCAATGGTCCGACCGCGATCGGCGGTGTGCAGGGTGTAGGCAGCACGTCATCGACCGTGGGTAGCGGCTTTGTTCCGAATCCGCTCTACATCGTCAGCGGCGGCGGCACCACCGGCACGACCATTCCGCTGTTCTCGAACCTCGGCGTAACTCAGCCGACCAGCGGCTTCCAGTTCCTGAACGCAACCAACAACATGCGTATCGACTTCCTGCTCACTCTGGCGGAGTCGCGCGGGCTACTAAAGATTCTTTCCCGTCCGCGAGTAGTTACGCAGAACAACATTCAAGCGATCGTGAAACAGGGCGTCAGAATCCCGATCGTAACCCTGGCTCAGTTAGGTGGTCCGCCAACCGTTTCGTACGTGGACGCTTTCCTGCGCTTGACGGTGACTCCGCAGATCACTTCGGAAGGCACGATCTTCCTGAACGTGGACGTGGAAAACACCACTCCTGACTTCGGCCGTACGATTCAGGGCAACCCAACTTTGATTACTCAACAAGCGACCACGCAGGTCCTGGTCACCGACGGCGGAACCGTCGTGATCGGCGGCGTGATCCAGACCTCAAACTCTCTGAATGTTTCGCAGGTTCCACTGCTCGGGGATATCCCGTACCTTGGCAACCTGTTCAAACGGCGCACGGTATCGACTTCCAACCAGGAGCTGATTTTCTTCATCACGCCACGCATCATTCAGACATAA
- the pilO gene encoding type 4a pilus biogenesis protein PilO, which yields MNFGELTGVKLWGVLVLAAALVSGGLYYTIFKSERDENAAAQTKLQAKMRENADLEAYRPKLADIERQLNSLKQQLEIERRIVPDEKEVDNFMRMVSGEARKAGVEIRRYTARPVSARDFYSEVPFEVELDGPYYSMLGFFDRVSKLERIVNVNGLLVASTRKPSDAKAKHTYQYAANESVVATCLTTTYFSHDLDPSASAAAAKPGQPAKK from the coding sequence ATGAATTTTGGCGAATTGACAGGTGTGAAGCTCTGGGGCGTTCTGGTGCTGGCGGCAGCTCTCGTCAGCGGGGGGCTCTACTACACCATCTTCAAGTCCGAACGCGACGAAAACGCGGCGGCGCAAACCAAGCTGCAGGCCAAGATGCGTGAGAACGCGGATCTGGAAGCCTATCGGCCCAAGTTGGCGGACATCGAACGGCAACTCAACAGCTTGAAACAGCAGCTGGAGATTGAACGCCGCATCGTGCCCGACGAGAAGGAAGTGGATAACTTCATGCGCATGGTCAGCGGGGAAGCCCGCAAGGCCGGCGTGGAAATCCGGCGCTATACGGCCCGTCCGGTCAGCGCGCGTGACTTCTATTCGGAAGTGCCGTTCGAAGTGGAGCTCGATGGTCCGTACTACTCGATGCTCGGATTCTTCGATCGCGTCAGCAAACTGGAGCGCATTGTGAACGTCAACGGCCTGCTCGTGGCCTCGACCCGCAAGCCTTCGGATGCGAAAGCGAAGCACACATATCAGTACGCGGCCAACGAGAGTGTCGTGGCCACGTGCTTAACGACCACATATTTCAGCCATGATCTGGACCCGTCGGCATCAGCAGCGGCGGCCAAGCCGGGACAACCGGCAAAGAAATAA
- a CDS encoding PilN domain-containing protein, translating to MIRINLLGAPKPKSGKKGSAVNMPSMGDMGGGGSPLMKVAAVLIICAVGNGAYWYHLDREKKSIAAQMRLAEQKNHELAEIKARYLERQKQADAYKRRVDVIDNLRSNQSGPVNLMAMIGETVNGTEAVWLNSLQDQGTNVSIDGMALSNDAVANLISNLQKTGYFKNIEIKESIQDEQVKDMQAFQFTLTCEKSKS from the coding sequence ATGATCCGAATCAATCTGCTGGGTGCTCCGAAACCGAAGAGCGGCAAGAAGGGTTCCGCGGTCAACATGCCATCCATGGGGGATATGGGTGGCGGCGGCTCTCCGCTGATGAAAGTGGCGGCCGTGTTGATCATTTGTGCGGTCGGCAATGGTGCGTACTGGTACCACCTCGACCGCGAAAAGAAATCCATCGCCGCGCAGATGCGTCTGGCCGAACAGAAGAACCACGAACTGGCCGAGATCAAAGCGCGCTATCTGGAGCGTCAGAAACAAGCAGACGCCTACAAGCGGCGGGTCGATGTCATCGACAACCTGCGCTCCAACCAGAGCGGCCCCGTCAACCTGATGGCCATGATCGGCGAGACCGTGAACGGAACCGAAGCGGTCTGGCTGAACAGCCTGCAGGACCAGGGCACCAACGTCTCGATTGACGGCATGGCATTGAGCAATGACGCCGTCGCCAACCTGATCTCGAATCTGCAGAAGACCGGGTACTTCAAGAACATCGAGATCAAGGAAAGCATTCAGGACGAACAAGTGAAAGATATGCAGGCTTTTCAATTCACGCTGACCTGCGAAAAGTCGAAGTCGTAA
- the pilM gene encoding type IV pilus assembly protein PilM produces MFGFGSKTIVGLDVGSSSIKAVELRRTRAGIEVAHLGLEPIAPDIVVDSMIVDSGTVSSAISKLFTDTEIKARAVATAVSGHSVIVKKISLPSMSDQELADTIQKEAAQHIPFDLADVNLDYQILSDDATSPQMDVLLVAVKKDKILNYTNVLSMAGKTPAIVDIDALALQNCYEYNYEPAPTQVVALLNLGASVMNINIVKGTTPLFPRDVSVGGHQYTDSLQKELDLSFDDAESLKLGHKVGTVHDDAKTPILQQVTEIIVLEIQKTFDFFRASAAGEHIEKIYLAGGSAKVPGLVEALRQEFSMPVELFNPFQKVLAPVDGHGAELVEQNAGQLAVAVGLALRSFEKL; encoded by the coding sequence ATGTTTGGATTCGGATCGAAGACGATTGTTGGCCTGGATGTGGGTTCGTCGAGCATCAAGGCGGTCGAGCTCCGGAGGACGCGCGCAGGTATCGAAGTCGCGCACCTGGGCTTGGAGCCGATCGCTCCCGATATCGTTGTGGACTCCATGATCGTGGACTCGGGTACGGTCTCGAGCGCGATTTCCAAATTGTTCACCGACACTGAAATCAAAGCCCGCGCCGTAGCGACAGCGGTCAGCGGCCACTCCGTGATCGTGAAGAAGATCTCGCTGCCTTCGATGAGCGATCAGGAATTGGCGGACACGATTCAGAAGGAAGCTGCGCAGCACATTCCTTTCGATCTCGCCGACGTCAATCTCGATTATCAGATCCTCTCCGACGACGCGACCAGCCCGCAGATGGATGTGCTCCTCGTCGCCGTCAAGAAGGACAAGATTCTTAACTACACCAACGTACTCTCGATGGCCGGCAAAACACCCGCTATTGTGGACATCGACGCGCTCGCATTGCAGAACTGCTACGAGTACAACTACGAGCCCGCGCCGACGCAAGTCGTCGCCCTGCTGAACCTGGGCGCGAGTGTCATGAATATCAACATCGTCAAGGGCACGACTCCGTTGTTCCCGCGCGACGTTTCAGTCGGCGGACATCAGTACACGGACTCGCTCCAGAAAGAATTGGATCTGAGCTTCGACGATGCCGAGTCTTTGAAACTGGGACACAAGGTTGGAACCGTGCACGACGATGCGAAGACGCCAATCCTGCAGCAGGTGACGGAAATCATCGTCCTCGAAATTCAGAAGACGTTTGACTTCTTCCGTGCGAGCGCGGCGGGCGAGCACATCGAAAAGATTTACCTGGCCGGAGGATCGGCCAAGGTACCGGGCCTGGTGGAAGCGTTGCGCCAGGAATTCTCCATGCCGGTGGAGCTGTTCAATCCGTTTCAGAAAGTTCTCGCCCCCGTGGATGGTCACGGAGCAGAACTGGTGGAACAGAATGCCGGACAGTTGGCAGTGGCCGTAGGTTTGGCCCTGAGGAGTTTTGAAAAGCTATGA
- a CDS encoding helix-turn-helix domain-containing protein: MNIRQASQYLGVSPDTLYKYVNEQKIPAFKLGNRWRFKKSKLDQWMEEQSMELETRGSKKKPRAAMKAAGQQ, encoded by the coding sequence ATGAATATTCGCCAGGCTTCGCAGTACCTGGGAGTCAGTCCGGACACGCTCTACAAGTATGTGAACGAGCAAAAGATTCCTGCGTTCAAACTGGGCAACCGGTGGCGCTTCAAGAAATCGAAGCTCGACCAGTGGATGGAAGAACAATCCATGGAGTTGGAAACGCGTGGCAGCAAGAAGAAACCACGCGCAGCGATGAAAGCTGCTGGACAGCAGTAG
- the uvrA gene encoding excinuclease ABC subunit UvrA: MSTESIIVRGARVHNLKNIDFEIPHNQLTVVTGVSGSGKSSLAFDTIYAEGQRRYVESLSAYARQFLERIEKPDADLIDGIAPAVAIKQKNSTRNPRSTVATATEIFDYLRLLFARIGRTYCMVCGQEVKKDTVDEVADRLLAQPEGTRFNVLFPVQLAAPKAEEPSKKSRGKKKIEIDSKLPSDAVKTRLFDLRKRGFNRLFQGGQIFEFSSPESLLEVNFGEPVFALGDRLVIAPDARTRIVDAVEIGYREAAEVVFETAPRDGETIERFRFSQRFECKNDGSRYDEPEPRLFSFNNPYGACPRCQGFGNTIDFDLDLVIPDKGKTLNEGAIEPWTKPKYRTLFTEFKRFARLAEIPLDVPWNELSPEHQNVVVNGEHRCAGIRGFFQSLERKKYKLHVRVFLSRYRGYSLCSTCGGTRLRPEARQVKIDGRDICQVCGMTVEGAASFFEGIKLTPQQAAIAEILITEIRERLRFLNDVGLEYLTLDRLASTLSGGEAQRIQLATSLGSRLVGTLYVLDEPSIGLHSRDTDRLIKILHGLRDLGNTILVVEHDPDIMRAADHILDLGPGAGESGGKVIGYGTYEEIQKIPQSLTGRYLANEVHIQVPPQRRKPGTQKITITGARAHNLKRINLEIPLGMLVAITGVSGSGKSTLLHDVLYQSLATALRQPNGNHSSVAAWDEVDGDQFLDEVVLVDQSPIGRTPRSNPVTYIKAFDVIRDVFASLPEAKKRGFAAGHFSFNVPGGRCENCQGDGTVTVEMQFLADVELICDECKGTRYKPQVLEIRYKTKNIHEVLNLTIREALKFFADVPKLTEKLRVLDDVGLGYLRLGQSATTLSGGEAQRMKLASHLQPAARETSRSYAAGASPKRKRRMLYIFDEPTTGLHFDDVSKLLSAFRRLIDIGGSIVVIEHNMEVIKTADWVIDLGPEGGERGGKVVGAGTPEEIAKLKGSYTGKYLARVLNGNGNRNGSKG, encoded by the coding sequence ATGTCGACGGAAAGTATCATCGTTCGCGGGGCCCGGGTTCACAACCTCAAGAACATCGATTTTGAAATCCCGCACAACCAGTTGACGGTAGTCACGGGTGTGTCCGGCTCCGGCAAATCGTCGCTCGCTTTCGACACGATCTATGCCGAGGGGCAGCGCCGGTATGTGGAGTCGCTGTCCGCTTATGCGCGGCAGTTTCTGGAGCGGATCGAAAAGCCCGACGCGGATTTGATCGATGGCATCGCCCCGGCGGTTGCCATCAAGCAGAAAAATTCGACGCGCAATCCGCGCTCGACGGTTGCCACTGCAACAGAAATTTTCGACTACCTGCGACTCTTATTCGCGCGCATTGGCCGCACCTATTGCATGGTCTGCGGACAAGAAGTGAAGAAGGATACGGTCGACGAAGTTGCGGATCGACTCCTCGCGCAGCCGGAAGGAACGCGCTTCAATGTGTTGTTTCCGGTGCAATTGGCGGCGCCCAAGGCGGAGGAACCGTCCAAGAAGAGTCGCGGCAAGAAGAAAATTGAGATCGATTCGAAACTCCCGTCGGATGCGGTCAAGACGCGCTTGTTCGATCTTCGCAAACGTGGCTTCAACCGCCTGTTTCAGGGCGGACAGATTTTTGAGTTCTCGAGTCCGGAATCGTTATTAGAAGTGAATTTCGGGGAGCCAGTCTTCGCATTGGGTGACCGCCTGGTGATCGCCCCTGACGCTCGTACGCGGATCGTCGACGCGGTAGAAATCGGATATCGCGAAGCCGCAGAAGTGGTATTCGAGACGGCTCCGCGCGATGGCGAAACCATCGAACGCTTCCGTTTCTCGCAGCGCTTCGAATGCAAGAACGACGGCAGCCGTTACGATGAGCCGGAGCCACGGTTGTTCTCCTTTAATAACCCCTATGGAGCGTGTCCGCGCTGCCAGGGGTTCGGCAACACCATTGATTTCGATCTCGATCTGGTGATCCCCGACAAGGGCAAAACTCTGAATGAAGGTGCGATCGAGCCCTGGACCAAACCGAAATATCGAACGCTGTTCACGGAATTCAAGCGATTCGCTCGACTAGCTGAAATTCCGTTGGATGTGCCGTGGAATGAACTCAGCCCGGAACATCAGAACGTCGTTGTGAATGGCGAGCACCGGTGTGCGGGCATTCGCGGATTTTTCCAGAGCCTGGAGCGCAAGAAGTACAAGCTCCACGTCCGCGTGTTCTTGAGCCGTTACCGGGGATATTCGCTGTGTTCTACCTGCGGCGGAACGCGCCTGCGTCCGGAAGCGCGGCAAGTCAAGATCGATGGCCGCGATATTTGCCAGGTTTGCGGCATGACGGTCGAAGGAGCGGCGAGCTTCTTTGAAGGAATCAAGCTGACTCCGCAACAGGCCGCGATCGCGGAAATTCTCATCACCGAGATCCGTGAGCGCTTGCGGTTTCTGAACGATGTTGGCCTGGAGTATCTGACCTTGGACCGCCTCGCCTCTACCCTTTCCGGGGGCGAAGCGCAGCGGATTCAGCTGGCAACATCGCTCGGCTCACGTCTTGTCGGCACGCTCTACGTTCTGGACGAGCCGTCGATCGGCCTGCATAGTCGCGACACGGATCGCCTGATCAAGATCTTGCACGGGTTGCGGGATCTCGGGAATACGATCCTGGTTGTGGAGCATGATCCCGACATCATGCGCGCTGCAGACCACATTCTCGACCTTGGGCCGGGGGCCGGGGAAAGCGGTGGAAAAGTCATCGGCTACGGGACCTACGAAGAGATCCAAAAGATTCCGCAATCGCTGACTGGGCGCTATCTCGCCAACGAAGTGCATATTCAAGTCCCACCGCAGCGCCGCAAGCCCGGAACCCAGAAAATTACGATCACGGGAGCGCGTGCCCACAATCTGAAGCGCATTAATCTGGAAATTCCTCTTGGGATGCTGGTGGCGATTACGGGTGTTTCCGGATCCGGCAAGTCGACGCTGTTGCACGACGTTCTTTATCAATCGCTGGCAACAGCGCTTCGCCAGCCGAACGGCAATCATTCCTCTGTTGCTGCATGGGACGAAGTCGACGGCGATCAGTTTCTCGACGAAGTGGTTCTTGTCGATCAATCGCCGATTGGACGAACGCCGCGTTCGAATCCTGTCACTTACATCAAAGCCTTCGACGTGATCCGCGATGTGTTCGCGTCGCTGCCGGAAGCGAAGAAACGCGGTTTTGCTGCCGGGCATTTTTCCTTCAATGTCCCCGGCGGCCGGTGCGAAAACTGCCAGGGCGACGGCACGGTCACGGTGGAAATGCAATTCCTTGCCGACGTGGAACTGATCTGCGATGAATGCAAGGGTACGCGCTACAAGCCGCAAGTGTTGGAGATTCGATACAAGACAAAGAACATCCACGAAGTTTTGAACCTCACCATTCGAGAAGCGTTGAAGTTCTTCGCGGATGTACCGAAGCTGACCGAAAAATTACGCGTGCTCGACGATGTTGGTCTGGGCTACTTGCGTCTGGGTCAGTCGGCAACCACATTGTCAGGCGGCGAAGCCCAACGCATGAAACTGGCCTCGCATCTTCAGCCGGCGGCTCGAGAGACGTCCCGGTCTTACGCGGCGGGGGCTAGTCCAAAACGCAAACGCCGCATGCTCTACATCTTTGACGAACCGACAACCGGCCTGCATTTCGACGACGTCAGCAAACTACTTTCCGCATTCCGGCGTCTGATTGATATAGGTGGATCGATCGTTGTGATTGAGCACAACATGGAAGTCATCAAGACGGCCGACTGGGTCATCGATCTTGGTCCCGAAGGTGGAGAACGTGGCGGCAAAGTCGTGGGCGCCGGAACTCCGGAAGAGATCGCGAAACTGAAGGGTTCGTACACGGGAAAATATCTGGCACGAGTGCTGAATGGAAACGGGAATCGAAATGGAAGCAAAGGGTAG
- a CDS encoding tetratricopeptide repeat protein — METGIEMEAKGRIGKTILSFVLAGCAFAQTTTIHRGKHTVNQAPDDQSNEITRAEEAIQKQDFAAAEPLLKKALAQDPKNYQAWFDLGFIYNRLGRTEDSIHAYRQSVAAKPDVFESNLNLGLMLARSNNPAAEPFLRAAAKLKPTAHVEEGQARAWASLGHLLENTNPDEALDAYQKAAALTPKDPEPHLSAGLLRERRKDFLGAEKDYKEVLALDPKSNDAVIGLTNIYMKSGRMSDAEPLLRQLSASRPDDAGLHLQLGRVLAAAGRKDEAIPEIQAALKLTPNDAEAQRDLAELQAQSANPADAEKAYRELLKASPNDGDVHNSLGEILLKQKRFPEAEEEFRAAVKLKPDFGNAYGNLAIAADENKDYPLAIRALDVRDKLLPPTTVGLFMRATAFDHLRDYKQASVYYHLFLDAAKGQYPDQEWQAKHRLVAIEPKRH; from the coding sequence ATGGAAACGGGAATCGAAATGGAAGCAAAGGGTAGGATCGGCAAAACGATTCTTAGCTTTGTCCTCGCAGGCTGCGCGTTCGCGCAAACCACTACGATTCATCGCGGCAAGCACACGGTCAACCAGGCGCCGGACGATCAGTCGAACGAAATCACTCGCGCCGAAGAGGCGATTCAGAAGCAGGACTTTGCCGCCGCGGAACCGCTGCTGAAAAAGGCGCTGGCGCAGGATCCCAAGAACTATCAGGCGTGGTTTGATCTCGGATTTATCTACAACCGTCTCGGCCGCACCGAGGATTCCATTCATGCCTACCGTCAATCGGTGGCCGCGAAGCCCGACGTATTCGAGTCCAACCTGAATCTCGGGTTGATGTTGGCCCGTTCCAACAATCCAGCTGCCGAGCCGTTCCTGCGGGCCGCCGCTAAACTTAAACCCACCGCACACGTGGAAGAAGGGCAGGCTCGCGCGTGGGCCTCCCTCGGACATCTGCTCGAGAACACCAATCCAGACGAAGCGCTTGACGCGTACCAGAAAGCTGCCGCTCTCACGCCGAAGGACCCTGAGCCTCATCTCTCGGCTGGCCTGCTTCGCGAACGCCGTAAGGATTTCTTAGGCGCTGAGAAGGACTACAAAGAAGTGCTTGCGCTCGATCCGAAGTCAAACGATGCGGTGATTGGGTTAACCAATATTTACATGAAGTCTGGACGCATGTCAGATGCTGAGCCACTGTTGCGCCAGCTGTCTGCGAGCCGTCCCGATGATGCTGGTCTGCATCTTCAACTGGGTCGCGTTCTGGCGGCGGCCGGAAGGAAAGACGAAGCCATTCCAGAAATTCAGGCAGCGCTCAAGTTGACCCCTAACGACGCCGAGGCGCAACGGGATCTCGCGGAACTCCAGGCGCAATCGGCAAATCCCGCTGATGCAGAGAAGGCATATCGCGAGTTGTTGAAGGCGAGCCCCAATGACGGCGATGTTCATAATTCGCTGGGCGAGATACTTCTGAAGCAGAAGCGATTTCCAGAAGCCGAAGAGGAATTCCGCGCGGCGGTAAAGCTTAAGCCCGACTTCGGGAATGCCTATGGCAATCTGGCGATTGCCGCCGACGAGAACAAGGACTACCCGCTCGCGATCAGGGCTTTGGATGTCCGCGACAAGCTCCTGCCGCCAACAACAGTCGGTCTCTTCATGCGCGCCACTGCCTTTGATCATTTGCGCGATTACAAACAAGCTTCGGTGTACTATCACCTCTTCCTCGATGCCGCCAAAGGGCAGTATCCTGATCAGGAGTGGCAGGCAAAGCACCGCCTCGTTGCCATAGAACCCAAGCGGCACTGA